In the Flavobacterium pallidum genome, one interval contains:
- a CDS encoding DUF6438 domain-containing protein: MKALLAIILITLLISCKSQKPVDFDKIEFNSSRCFGNCPVISFQLKKDKSILLSRTRASRSKVGGDATTIDMTEYLEGTVNQNIFNQLLAELAKTDTVSFKGTNCCDAPLKTVIAYYNGKRKYFETMFPPQEGERLIAILYEISNSENLKATTKRFIFINDSIK; the protein is encoded by the coding sequence ATGAAAGCACTGCTAGCTATAATCCTCATCACCTTATTAATAAGTTGCAAATCACAGAAACCGGTAGACTTCGATAAAATTGAATTCAACAGTTCGAGGTGTTTCGGTAATTGTCCTGTGATCAGCTTTCAGCTCAAAAAAGACAAATCTATACTACTATCCCGAACCAGGGCAAGTCGCAGTAAGGTGGGGGGAGATGCGACCACCATTGATATGACAGAATACCTTGAAGGTACAGTAAACCAAAATATTTTCAACCAACTGTTGGCGGAACTAGCCAAAACCGACACGGTCAGTTTTAAAGGCACAAACTGTTGTGATGCCCCTTTAAAAACGGTAATTGCATATTATAATGGGAAAAGGAAATATTTCGAAACCATGTTCCCGCCACAGGAAGGGGAAAGATTAATTGCCATCCTTTATGAAATCAGCAATTCGGAAAATTTAAAAGCCACCACGAAAAGATTTATTTTTATAAACGATTCCATCAAATAA
- a CDS encoding TetR/AcrR family transcriptional regulator, with translation MGTPLSKSERTKQFIVERTAAVFNEKGYAGTTITDLTNATGLTKGAIYGNFENKDEVALAAFDYNFNKVTDYIKVRILGTDNAIERLLVYPQVYRDFLVIPLLKTGCPILNTATEADDTHPKLRVAVLNALAYWKTAVENQVKRGIERGEIIPDTNPSEFAVILMSLIEGAIMQAKVTGRPTELRQAMRFLEQLIHAVKV, from the coding sequence ATGGGAACCCCGCTATCAAAATCAGAGCGCACAAAACAGTTTATTGTAGAACGAACCGCGGCGGTGTTCAATGAGAAAGGTTATGCCGGTACTACAATCACTGATCTGACCAACGCAACAGGGTTGACTAAAGGTGCCATTTATGGCAATTTTGAAAACAAGGATGAAGTGGCCCTCGCTGCTTTTGATTATAATTTTAACAAGGTAACGGACTATATTAAGGTCAGGATACTGGGCACCGATAATGCTATTGAACGGCTGTTAGTTTATCCTCAAGTGTATCGTGATTTTCTTGTAATCCCTTTACTTAAAACGGGTTGCCCGATTTTAAACACTGCTACTGAAGCTGACGACACGCATCCCAAACTCAGGGTTGCGGTGCTCAACGCGCTGGCCTATTGGAAGACAGCGGTAGAGAACCAGGTGAAAAGGGGAATTGAACGCGGCGAGATTATACCTGACACCAATCCTTCTGAATTTGCTGTGATATTAATGTCGCTAATTGAAGGTGCCATAATGCAGGCAAAGGTTACAGGCCGGCCGACGGAACTCAGGCAGGCGATGCGCTTTTTAGAGCAACTTATTCATGCAGTGAAAGTATAA
- a CDS encoding DinB family protein gives MEIKSIAKFIKYYMQSRAITNAVICVIPPDKMDWSYQPGKFTIADLIRHIAAIEREVFMEVIQGNKPAYKGCRKEGAADYEEVMSYFKQLHKESIEILSGIRDENLENEVTTLDGKTTTMGNFLRALIVHEVHHRAVLCLYLNLLGVSTPPVIGLMEEQVIEVSK, from the coding sequence ATGGAAATAAAATCAATAGCGAAATTCATAAAGTATTATATGCAGTCCCGTGCCATCACGAACGCTGTCATCTGCGTTATCCCACCGGATAAGATGGACTGGTCGTACCAGCCGGGCAAGTTCACGATTGCAGATCTGATCCGGCATATAGCGGCCATTGAACGAGAGGTCTTTATGGAAGTGATCCAGGGTAACAAGCCTGCCTACAAAGGTTGCCGAAAGGAAGGGGCAGCTGATTATGAGGAAGTGATGAGCTACTTTAAACAACTGCACAAAGAGTCAATCGAAATTTTAAGCGGCATCAGAGACGAAAACCTCGAAAATGAGGTCACTACACTGGACGGTAAAACAACCACGATGGGGAATTTCCTGAGGGCACTGATCGTACACGAGGTACACCACCGCGCAGTCCTGTGCCTGTATCTGAATCTGCTGGGTGTGAGTACACCCCCGGTAATAGGACTCATGGAGGAACAGGTAATTGAAGTAAGCAAATAG
- a CDS encoding acetyl-CoA C-acyltransferase, whose protein sequence is MKEVFIVASKRTPIGGLLGELSGFTAPQLGALAIQGAYESVALHPGLIDSVYLGNVLSAGIGQSPARQAAVFSKIPYDKDATTINKVCASGMKATMLGAQQIGTGINEIVVSGGMESMSKVPHYAFVRNGTKLGDIRLTDGMTKDGLWDVYNDFHMGSAAELGVKKYGLTRNALDDFALHSYEKAHQATAQGKFKNEIVPVQVPTKSGTIVMDWDEDIDKLIPGKVSQLRPVFEKDGALTAANSSNLNDGAAALILASEAAVREHNLKPLARIVSFADGAQAPEWFTTAPAVAIEKALKLAALDISDIDYFEINEAYASVVLSNQRILGFDSDRVNVYGGAVALGHPIGASGARIIVTLLSVLQQENGRYGVAGICNGGGGASAIIVENLNH, encoded by the coding sequence ATGAAAGAAGTATTTATCGTAGCATCAAAACGAACCCCAATCGGGGGATTATTGGGGGAATTGTCAGGCTTCACGGCACCACAGTTAGGGGCATTGGCCATTCAGGGCGCGTATGAAAGCGTTGCGCTGCATCCCGGATTAATTGACAGTGTGTACCTGGGCAATGTGCTTAGTGCCGGTATTGGCCAATCCCCTGCAAGGCAGGCGGCAGTGTTCTCTAAAATCCCTTATGACAAGGATGCCACAACCATAAACAAGGTTTGCGCATCAGGTATGAAAGCTACAATGTTGGGAGCACAGCAAATCGGGACAGGCATTAATGAGATCGTCGTGAGCGGTGGTATGGAAAGCATGAGCAAAGTGCCGCATTATGCTTTCGTACGAAATGGAACGAAATTAGGTGACATCCGCCTGACTGATGGCATGACCAAGGATGGCCTGTGGGATGTGTACAATGACTTCCATATGGGAAGCGCAGCAGAGCTGGGGGTGAAAAAATACGGACTGACACGCAATGCGTTAGATGATTTTGCATTGCATTCTTATGAAAAAGCACACCAAGCGACGGCGCAGGGCAAATTTAAGAATGAAATAGTTCCGGTGCAGGTGCCTACAAAGAGCGGCACTATTGTCATGGATTGGGATGAGGATATCGATAAACTGATTCCTGGAAAAGTTTCGCAGCTCAGACCCGTTTTTGAAAAAGACGGTGCGCTTACCGCCGCAAATTCAAGTAATCTTAATGACGGCGCGGCTGCCCTGATCCTGGCCTCGGAAGCGGCCGTCAGGGAACACAACCTGAAACCACTGGCAAGGATTGTGTCATTTGCCGATGGGGCGCAGGCACCCGAGTGGTTTACCACGGCACCTGCCGTTGCGATAGAAAAGGCATTGAAACTGGCTGCACTTGATATATCCGACATAGATTATTTTGAAATCAATGAGGCTTATGCTTCTGTCGTACTTTCCAACCAGCGAATTTTAGGCTTCGATTCAGACAGGGTAAATGTATATGGCGGCGCTGTAGCGTTAGGACACCCCATTGGTGCTAGCGGTGCCAGGATCATCGTAACGC